The sequence below is a genomic window from Escherichia marmotae.
AAGAGAGCGTCGAAAAAATGCCATTGTCGCAGAGGAGAAAACGGGGCACAAGATGCGCCCCGATAAGATTAAAGAGATTCGTTCAGCCAGCTATCAAACGGTGCTTTCGGCACTGCGCCGTTAAGCATGTCGACAACCTGACCATTTTTGAAAATCATGATCGTCGGAATACTGCGAATACCAAAGCGACTGCTTAATTCACGTTCAGCTTCGGTATTCACTTTTACAAAACGCACTTTACCGCTACGCTCTTGTGCAACATCTTCAAAAATCGGTGCGAAGTTACGGCAAGGGCCGCACCACGGTGCCCAGAAGTCGATCACCACAGGCAGATCGTCTTTCAGCAATTTGTCGAGTGTTTCACCGGTCGCATTAATCACCTCTCCGTCAAACAGGTCGTGACCGCAGCGTCCGCATTTTGCCGCATCGTCAATCCGTTCGTCGGGAATGCGGTTGATGGCCTGACAATGGGTACAAACGGTATTCATAACTAACCTCGGGATGAGTAAGGAGACTTATCGGCAACGACGCCGGTATGTTTCTAATATGTTACATATTATCGAGGGCATTGTTCCAGACAACAATCTGTTTTATTCAATGGGTATGATAGTCGCAGGCTTTGGAACGAAATCATGGCGAACCGCGCGCACTTCGGGTAATCTGCGCGCTTCGCGCAGCGCTGGTGGAGAAAAGCATGAACGATGAAATGAAAAGCAAAAGCGGCAAGGTCAAAGTGATGTATGTCCGCAGTGATGATGATTCTGATAAACGAACCCACAACCCGCGAACCGGGAAAGGGGGCGGGCGTCCAGGAAAATCTCGTGCCGACGGTGGCCGTCGCCCCGCCCGCGATGACAAACAGAGTCAGCCCCGTGACCGCAAGTGGGAAGAGTCGCCGTGGCGAACTGTTTCCCGCGCGCCGGGTGATGAGGCATCGGAAAAGGCCGATCACGGTGGCATCAGTGGTAAAAGTTTTATTGATCCGGAAGTGTTGCGTCGTCAGCGTGCGGAAGAAACCCGCGTCTACGGCGAAAACGCATGTCAGGCACTGTTCCAGAGCCGTCCGGAAGCGATTGTTCGCGCCTGGTTTATCCAGAGTGTAACGCCGCGTTTTAAAGAAGCATTGCGCTGGATGGCGGCAAACCGCAAAGCGTACCACGTGGTAGATGAAGCTGAGCTGGCAAAAGCGTCAGGCACGGAACATCACGGCGGCGTTTGCTTCCTGATCAAAAAGCGTAACGGCACAACCGTGCAGCAGTGGGTAAGCCAGGCAGGTGCACAGGATTGCGTACTGGCGTTGGAAAATGAATCTAACCCACATAATCTGGGCGGGATGATGCGTAGCTGTGCGCACTTCGGCGTGAAAGGTGTTGTTGTGCAGGATGCGGCGTTGCTGGAATCGGGTGCGGCTATCCGTACCGCAGAAGGTGGCGCAGAGCATGTGCAACCGATTACTGGCGACAACATTGTTAATGTGCTGGATGATTTCCGTCAGGCGGGTTACACCGTGGTGACCACTTCCAGCGAACAGGGCCAACCACTGTTCAAAACCAGTTTGCCAGCGAAAATGGTGTTGGTTTTGGGGCAGGAATATGAAGGGTTACCAGATGCTGCGCGTGATCCAAACGATCTGCGAGTGAAGATTGACGGTACTGGCAATGTTGCTGGTCTGAAT
It includes:
- the trxC gene encoding thioredoxin TrxC, encoding MNTVCTHCQAINRIPDERIDDAAKCGRCGHDLFDGEVINATGETLDKLLKDDLPVVIDFWAPWCGPCRNFAPIFEDVAQERSGKVRFVKVNTEAERELSSRFGIRSIPTIMIFKNGQVVDMLNGAVPKAPFDSWLNESL
- a CDS encoding tRNA/rRNA methyltransferase, with the protein product MNDEMKSKSGKVKVMYVRSDDDSDKRTHNPRTGKGGGRPGKSRADGGRRPARDDKQSQPRDRKWEESPWRTVSRAPGDEASEKADHGGISGKSFIDPEVLRRQRAEETRVYGENACQALFQSRPEAIVRAWFIQSVTPRFKEALRWMAANRKAYHVVDEAELAKASGTEHHGGVCFLIKKRNGTTVQQWVSQAGAQDCVLALENESNPHNLGGMMRSCAHFGVKGVVVQDAALLESGAAIRTAEGGAEHVQPITGDNIVNVLDDFRQAGYTVVTTSSEQGQPLFKTSLPAKMVLVLGQEYEGLPDAARDPNDLRVKIDGTGNVAGLNISVATGVLLGEWWRQNKA